The following coding sequences are from one Amyelois transitella isolate CPQ chromosome 23, ilAmyTran1.1, whole genome shotgun sequence window:
- the LOC106139272 gene encoding uncharacterized protein LOC106139272 yields the protein MRLNVRLQFGSPPRMSHYPPHLHPPPHLPPPAHWPPPPHHGPNPPPPPHHGYPPHPPPGSYPYFYPATMMVPVPNQPAETQPTYITNYIYHGDATNASAPVDQVQIAETSGDYEWIPSTATTANLLTGRAVIGGHEGWDGSPLWVIRAWYNGDLIPGKLSVRHNAASIMYDGKEVPVQNIDVLCAKPDNLRWVPASNGGVPPGAITGGRTASGEQLYVGRARHQLSVTPGKVHQSHNCCYIAFAGAEVSHKVYDVLCRIS from the coding sequence ATGCGATTAAACGTGCGCTTACAGTTCGGGAGTCCACCGAGAATGAGTCACTATCCGCCGCATTTGCATCCCCCTCCTCATTTACCCCCCCCGGCTCACTGGCCGCCCCCACCACACCACGGACCGAACCCTCCACCCCCTCCACACCATGGCTATCCACCACACCCCCCTCCTGGATCTTACCCCTACTTTTACCCAGCTACCATGATGGTTCCCGTTCCAAATCAACCAGCCGAAACCCAGCCTACCTACATCACCAATTACATTTACCACGGAGATGCTACAAACGCCTCAGCCCCAGTTGACCAAGTACAAATCGCGGAAACTTCTGGAGACTATGAATGGATCCCTTCTACGGCCACCACAGCAAATTTACTGACGGGACGAGCCGTGATTGGAGGGCACGAGGGCTGGGACGGGAGCCCGCTGTGGGTCATACGAGCGTGGTACAACGGAGATTTGATTCCTGGGAAATTATCAGTGAGACACAACGCGGCTTCGATAATGTATGACGGGAAGGAGGTTCCGGTTCAGAATATAGATGTTTTGTGCGCCAAGCCGGATAATTTGAGATGGGTGCCTGCGTCTAATGGGGGAGTTCCGCCCGGGGCTATCACTGGTGGTAGGACTGCTTCAGGAGAGCAACTGTACGTTGGCAGAGCTAGACACCAGTTGTCTGTGACTCCTGGGAAGGTCCATCAGAGTCATAACTGCTGTTATATAGCATTCGCCGGTGCCGAAGTGTCGCATAAGGTGTATGATGTGCTGTGCAGAATAAGTTAG